GGCTCAACCGCGTCACCACCCCGCGGCAGGTGCTCGACGCCGTGCTGGCGGCGGCGGCCGACATGGTGACGGTGGACTTCGGCGCGGTCACGCTGCAGGACGACGGGACGGGGTCCATCCGGCACAAGGTCGCGCGCGCGGTCCTCGCCGGGGGCGCCACCGCCGCCGAGCTGGAGGGGAAGGAGTTCGCGGACAACGGGGGCCTCGTCGCCTGCGCGGTGCGGCTGGGCTCGTCCTTGCCCGGCAAGGCGCTGCGCCTCTCCGAGGCGATCGTGTTCGACGAGGAGACCCGGCTGCGCGGCCTCTCCTCCCTCAAGATCCTGCCGCTGCGGACCGGCGACGCGGTGCTGGGCACGCTGGTCGTGGGGGCGCACCGCCCGCTCGCGTACGACGGGGACGCGGTGCGGCAGCTCGAGATCCTGGGCCTCCAGGCCGGAGACGCGCTGCAGCGCGCCCGCCTGTTCGAGGCCACCGAGCGGCTCGCCACCACCGACGGCCTCACCGGGCTCGTGAACCACCGCACCTTCCAGGCCCGGCTCGACGAGCACCTCGCCGCCGCCCAGCGCTACGGGAAGAAGCTCTCGCTGCTCCTCACCGACATCGACCACTTCAAGTCGGTGAACGACACCTGGGGTCATCCGGTGGGCGACCTGGTGCTGAAGGGCGTCGCGCGCATCCTGCAGAAGGAGGCGCGGGTGACCGACGTCGCGGCGCGGTACGGCGGCGAGGAGTTCGCGCTCGTCATGCCCGAGACCGACCAGGCGGGCGCGCTGCGCACGGCCGAGCGCATCCGCGAGAAGGTGGCCGGGGCACGGTTCCGGACCGAGCAGGGTGAACTCTCGGTGACGATCTCCATCGGCGTCGCGACCTTCCCCGGCGACGGGCGGCAGAAGGCGGAGCTGGTGGAGCTGGCGGACGGCGGCCTGTACCACGCGAAGCGGCACGGCCGGAACCAGACCGTCGCGCTGGGCCAGCTGCGCGCGGCGCGCCGCGCCTGAGGGCCGGCGGGCGCTGGCCCTCTCCCTCCCCGCCGCGGCCGCCGCCCCGCCGGCTGACGGAGGCGCGCGATAGGGTGCTCCGGGAGGGCGGCGCCTGCTAAGATCGCGGCCGGCCGGACACCCGCGCGCCCAGGGAGCGGAGCGACCTTGAAGAAGAACTTCATCCTCGACACGAACGTCCTGCTCCACGATCCGCGTTCCATCTTCGGCTTCGGCGACAACAACGTCGTCGTCCCGATCCACGTCATCGAGGAGATCGACAACTTCAAGCGGGACCTGTCGTCGCTCGGCCGCAACGCGCGCCAGGTGAGCCGCTACCTCGACGAGTTCCGGGTGCAGGGGAGCCTGGGAGACGGCGTGTCGCTGGGCCCCGACAAGGGGACCATCCGCGTGCTCATCGGCACGCACAAGCTCCCGCCCGAGATCGGCGAGGGGCACTCCGTCGACAACCACATCCTGGCCACCGCGCTCGACGTCCGCGACCGGGAGACGCTCCCGGCGGTCTTCGTCACCAAGGACACGAACCTCCGCATCCGCGCGGACGCGGTCGGGCTCCACGCCGAGGACTACGACGTCGAGGAGGTGAACCTCGACACGCTCTGGACCGGAGTGGCCGAGGTCGACGTCGGGCCCGAGGCGGTGAACGCCTTCTACACCGACGGCTCGGTGGCGGTGGAGCCCGCGCTCGACCCGCCGCCGCCGAACGAGTTCGTGGTGCTGCGGGACAAGTCGAACCCGCAGCACAGCGCGGTGGGCAAGTACAGCGCGGCGAAGCAGGCCTACGTCCCGCTCATCAAGATCCCGAAGGAGGGCGTGTGGGGCATCCGGCCCCGCAACAAGGAGCAGTCCTTCGCGCTCGACCTCCTGCTCAACGACGAGATCCGCCTCGTCACCATCGTCGGCAAGGCCGGCACCGGCAAGACGCTGCTCGCCATCGCGGCCGGCCTGCAGAAGGCGATGGAGGAGAGCGTCTACGGCAAGCTGCTCGTCTCGCGGCCCATCTTCCCGCTCGGCCGCGACATCGGCTACCTGCCCGGCGACGTGGAGGAGAAGCTCAACCCCTGGATGCAGCCCATCTTCGACAACGTCGAGTACCTCATGAACCTGTCGCGCTCCGAGAAGAAGCAGGGGCGCGGCTACCACGAGCTCATCGACCTCGGGATCATGGAGATCGAGCCGCTCACCTACATCCGCGGCCGCTCCATCCCGAACCAGTACATCATCGTGGACGAGGCGCAGAACCTCACGCCGCACGAGGTGAAGACCATCATCACCCGCTGCGGCGACGGGACGAAGATCGTCCTCACCGGCGACCCCTACCAGATCGACAACCCGTACGTGGACGCCACCAACAACGGCCTCATCCACGTCGCCAACCGCTTCAAGAACGAGCGGCTGGCCGGGCACGTCACCATGTCGAAGGGCGAGCGCAGCCCGCTGGCCGAGCTGGCGGCGAACCTGCTGTAGGGGCGGGGGCCTGTCCCCCGCACCTGCTGTAGGGGCGGGGGCTCGCCCCCCGCCGCCCTCGGCGACGCCGTTATGTTGATCTCATGACCGACGACCCGGGAGCGGCGAGCGGCGTGAAGCTCGACTACCCGCTCGAGTACGAGTTCAAGATCATGGGCCTGGCCGGCGACGACTTCGCCGAGCACGCCCGCCGCCTGGTCGAGCGGGTGGCTGGCGCCGCGCCGCCGGAGCGCGTGAGGGTCCGCGCCAGCGCGGCCGGGAAGTACCACGCGGTGTCGGTGGTGACGGTGCTCGCGAGCGAGGAGCAGCGGCGCGCCGTGTACCTGGCGCTGCACGAGGATGCGCGGGTCGTGTACTACCTGTGAACGGCGGCGGGGCCTCGGGCCCCGCGCCATCAGTTCACGAGGGTGGGGCGGGGCGGGGTGGGGGTGAAGTCGATCATCTCCACGCCCGGGGGCGCCAGCGCGAACGTGATCTCCTCGCGCCACCCCTCGGCGTCGCCGCCGATCTGCAGCGGCATGGGCCGGTCGAACTGTACCTTCACCCGCTCGGCGTGGAAGTCGAGCAGGCCCGGGTTCGTCCACTCGCCCGACCAGATCCGCGGCAGGTTCCACAGCACCGAGGGGACCGAGAGCCGGGTTGCCACGCGGAGCTGCAGCATGCCCGGGCGCGCCTCCGCGAACGGGAAGGCGCGCATGCCGAAGCCGTAGAACGGCACGGTGCTGGCGGCTGCCATCATGCAAGGGCCGGCGTAGAGCGGCTCGCCTTGGCCGACCGGGGCGCCGACCTGCCGGCCCTGGCCGTCGAGGCGGTAGGCGGGGCCGCCCAGGTTGGTGATCTCGCAGTAGGCGGCGCCGCGCTCCGCGAGGTAGCGCGGCGCGGTGCGCAGCGCGGCCGAGAGCGCGTAGCCCGGTACGCCGACGGAGAGGCGACGGAGCGCCGTTCCGGAGAGCCGTTGCTTGATCCAGCCGTAGTCGTTGATGACGGCGGCGTCGACGCCCACGCCGGCGAAGGGCGTCCGCTTGCCGTCGCAGGCGAGGAGCTGCACGCGCCGCACGCGCTGCGCCGCGCCGGTGGCGAAGGCGGCCAGCTCCTCCACGTGGGCCGACGGGCGGGCGCCGACCACGCCCGCGACCGCGTTCCCGGTCCCGAGCGCCAGCACGCCGAAGCGCGGCGCCTGGACGCCGCGGCGCTCGGCCCCATCGAGGATGTGGTTCACCCAGCCGACGAAGGTGC
This Anaeromyxobacter diazotrophicus DNA region includes the following protein-coding sequences:
- a CDS encoding PhoH family protein is translated as MKKNFILDTNVLLHDPRSIFGFGDNNVVVPIHVIEEIDNFKRDLSSLGRNARQVSRYLDEFRVQGSLGDGVSLGPDKGTIRVLIGTHKLPPEIGEGHSVDNHILATALDVRDRETLPAVFVTKDTNLRIRADAVGLHAEDYDVEEVNLDTLWTGVAEVDVGPEAVNAFYTDGSVAVEPALDPPPPNEFVVLRDKSNPQHSAVGKYSAAKQAYVPLIKIPKEGVWGIRPRNKEQSFALDLLLNDEIRLVTIVGKAGTGKTLLAIAAGLQKAMEESVYGKLLVSRPIFPLGRDIGYLPGDVEEKLNPWMQPIFDNVEYLMNLSRSEKKQGRGYHELIDLGIMEIEPLTYIRGRSIPNQYIIVDEAQNLTPHEVKTIITRCGDGTKIVLTGDPYQIDNPYVDATNNGLIHVANRFKNERLAGHVTMSKGERSPLAELAANLL
- a CDS encoding DUF493 domain-containing protein codes for the protein MTDDPGAASGVKLDYPLEYEFKIMGLAGDDFAEHARRLVERVAGAAPPERVRVRASAAGKYHAVSVVTVLASEEQRRAVYLALHEDARVVYYL
- a CDS encoding diacylglycerol/lipid kinase family protein translates to MMTYSALRMRSTPATRPGFAVLLNANARQVDTALRASLQRIVPEDDLFFSRSATEAHDIAEAVVTRGYKTVFTGGGDGTFVGWVNHILDGAERRGVQAPRFGVLALGTGNAVAGVVGARPSAHVEELAAFATGAAQRVRRVQLLACDGKRTPFAGVGVDAAVINDYGWIKQRLSGTALRRLSVGVPGYALSAALRTAPRYLAERGAAYCEITNLGGPAYRLDGQGRQVGAPVGQGEPLYAGPCMMAAASTVPFYGFGMRAFPFAEARPGMLQLRVATRLSVPSVLWNLPRIWSGEWTNPGLLDFHAERVKVQFDRPMPLQIGGDAEGWREEITFALAPPGVEMIDFTPTPPRPTLVN